The Gossypium hirsutum isolate 1008001.06 chromosome D07, Gossypium_hirsutum_v2.1, whole genome shotgun sequence genome includes the window agagtaaatactcaaaagttaaggggttaaagtttaaatatgaaaaagttgaaggaccaatggtgtaaatattttaagggtggaataatctagaaactaagaaaaatggatggattgggaccaaattgaaaaaggtgaagaagtttgagggactaaatcacaattttaccaaattaagtggtgactcaaggatggaattttaaaagatcattaggggcaaaatggtcaattagaagagagagaaatctagaagataatgatgatgttggagatattttagattaataaataaataaatattagtttattaatattttaatttgattttttaaatgatattattttattattattaatttatttagtatatatatgtgtggaaaGAATGATGAAAGGCCAGTCATTCCCCCCATTTTTGCATGCattaacgtgagaagaagaggggaagaaagaaagctttgttttctttacaatttggtcctttcaccaaaaatccaccattttcacttagaaatcaaaggaatttccatagccaccaagagataAAAttgacaaggagactatggggagctagaatatcaagttagattcaagaaataggggctggaggagagagaaaatcaagttaaagattgaagtcaattaagcaaggtaagaacatcatgatttcaatatatttttgagtttgatattattgaaaaagtatgagattgatattaatgtagggttttattatataaggttatatgttcttgatatgttagtgaagagaaaataagagaaagtgttgagaaatagtgtagagaaggaaaataagagtgttatagacttagtaatcaacattttacactaaaatagttttgaaacagcagcagtagtctgactttgaaaatctaccaaaaatcgtataaatttaattagaggatgaaaaaaatatgaaattaaagcttattgagtctagtttctcatagcagaaacggtgtaagcaatgaaattgtaaattatgagatataataggttTAGTGAGATGAGGTCAGAATAATTTCgtgttcccctgttctgactttggaaaatcataaaaaattggagaaaaataattagagtcttaaatttatatgtttaaatccttaaagagtctattttcaatacaaacaaacggtaacatcatttgaattctgtatgaagagataattaaattttagtgaagaagggtcagaactgtcagacagcagaacagggattattttagagaataaactgtacttatttgctaaaccaaaaattctgaaaattttatgataagaatatatgtgagtctagtttcatagaaaatttatggatctcaatttggagttctgtagcttaagatataaataatttagtgattatgactcaagtggacagctttgaatgaatataaataaatgtgaaattatagattatactacatataagcatgttatatatattaaggatgtggaatggagaggaggaggaggaaaatatatgattactCAACTAgcatgaattttcattaaaatggccaatttacatgttttaggttcagggactaaattgaacaaatgtgaaactttaaggttaaatttgtaaaaatgtcaaaaagtgaccaaattgcatgaaatgaatttttttattatttaaattacttaattgaatgaaatattaatttagatcaagattgggtggaaattcgagaaaaatagaaattttctaaaatgtccctgaattttggtatttctacaatttagcctgataagttcgtatgaactatattttgtataattttaattgaactgaatgctatttggtaatgaacatcatatatatgtgtgtgttttattgttgaaattgaattattattagtaatatgtataattattagatgttttgaaatgattatcggaagcttgtgggagatatatcacattatctattggttctatcagtaattttggatgatttgattttagttataatgacttgtatagttaaattggttaatgttaacttataaatgttttgattttgattggttataaatatgaatgcttgatgaaataaaatgtctgaaaattaatttgtaaactccggtaatgctctataaccctattctggagaaggatacgggttaggggtgttacattgggaGTTGGTTAACAGACCAATTCGCAAGAAGGTCATTGGTGTGAAATGGGTCTATAGAACCAATTAAATGTTAATGGTTTAGTAAACAGACTCAAAGCCATATTAGTTGGAAAAGGATTTAGTCAACAACATATTGTTGACTATGCTGAAACCTTTGCACCAATAGTTAGACTAGACACCATCAGGCTGTTACTAACTATGGCAGCTCAAAAAGGATGGAAGATACATCAACTTGATGTAAAGtttgtattcatcaatggtattTTTAAGGAAGAAGTTTATGTTGAATAGCCGTAAGGATTTGTAGCTGATGGCAAAGAGCATATGGTATGTAAGCtgaagaaagctttgtatggCTTGAAACAAGCTCCGCGAGCTTGGTATGAAAGAGTTGACAAGCACCTAGCGAGCTTGGGATTTGAAAATAGCATAAGCAAACCCACTTTGTATGTAAAGGGAGAAGGGAAGGAGACCTCGCTAATAGTatccttgtatgttgatgatctgcTAGTAATTGGTAGTAGTGGAAACCTACTAACTGAGTTCAAGAAACAAATGCGAGCTGAatttgaaatgtctgatttgGAGACATGACTTATTTTCTTGGTCTAGAAGTATTTCAGTCAGATCAAGGTATCTTCATCATTCAAAAGAGCTTTGTCTTGAAGATCTTGAACAAGTTTTGTAAGAAAAATTGTAAGCCAGCAAGGACTCCCTTTTCTCAAGGTAAAAAACTCTCAAGCCAAGGTGATTTTGAAAGAGTTGATGAATGTAGTTATAGGAGCCTTATAGGATGTTTGCTTTATTTGACAACATCGAGGCCATATATTATGTTTTCTATTAGCCTGCTTTAGAGATTTATGCATTGTTGTAATATGGTCCATTTTAAAGTTGTGAAGAGAATTCTCAAGTGTACCAAAGGAACCCTAAGTTATGGAGTTGAATATGTGAAGGAAAAGGAGCTGAAGTTGACTGGTTTTAGATATAGTGATTGGGTTGGTTCTGTTAAAGATATGAAGAGCACTTCAGGGTACTTCTTCACTTTGGGATCGAGTGTATTCAGTTGGAGCTCAAGGAAGCAAGAAACTGTTGCACAATCAACCGCTGAAGCTGAGTACATCGCAGCAACTGCAGCTATAAGCCAAGCACTTTGGCTAAGAAAGTTGATGTGTAATTTAAATCTTAAGCAAGTGGAAGCAATAGAGATATATTGTGACAATCAATTTGTTGTTACAATTGCAAAGAACCCTGTCTTTCATGGTAAGACTAAACACATCAAGATAAAATGCCACTTTGTTAGAGAGGTCGAGCAATCAAATGAAGTGAAGTTGGTTCACTGCAGTTCAGATGTTCAACTTGCTGATATTCTCACAAAATCTCTTGGAAAGTTGAGGTTTGAGAGGCTAAAACATGATATTGGAGTTTGCAGCATTATGACCAAAGAGGAAAGTTGCGAAGTGGCCATTCATGCAATAGCAAACTTATCCTGCAAAGCCACGAGCTCACTTGAAGTTGCAAGCGTAAACAAGTCTACGAGCTCGACATGTGCGAGCTCAGTTAAAGTTGTGAACCCATTGAAAGTTGCGAACTCACCCAAAGACACGAGCTCATCAAAGTTGCCAGCTCAACTCAAGTTGTGAGCACATCAAAGTGTGAACTGTTAAGTTTTTGGTGAACCCCCAGTTAAAGTGCGATCAGGGTTCACGTATTTTGCTATTGATGTTTTGTTTGAAATCTACTTGTTAAGGTTAATGTATTAAAACAAGTAgagttggtattgatttaatatttttaggtatTAGTTTACCTAATCAGTTTATGTGTaagttttatctttatatttcTCAAGGTGATTTAGTGGGTTTTGTTGATTATTTGTAACCACTACACTTATATATTGTAATTCATGTggaatgatgaagatgatgagaaTTTGATAGCATTTCTTAAAATCTGCTAagtatttttgttgttttctctctattttccaATGCTCTGTTCTCTCAACTTCTAAAAACACCAACAATATCCAAGTTAATATAATTTGGGGGAAACCCCCCATTTGAGGAagcaatattattaaaaaaaaaggttttttgtcctttttttttacAGCCATCAGAAGCAGATGCATCTGTTCTTGGCAATTCCATAAGAAATTTAAGAACAAAAGTTTCATAAAACTCGTGCATTACTGTGTGTCAATTTATTTCTTAGTTTTGTATCATGTTTTACATGTTAAAAAACTTCCCCAAATTCATCAGAAGCTGTGGATTGGTTTGGCCTATATTTCAATGTAGCCTACTGAGGAAGGCAATAAAAGGATCGTATACATGTTCTTTAGCATTTCCTGACATTAAATAATCTGCATGCGCAAAACGTTCTATGAACTGAACAACAATTTTGTCTGGATCATGACCTTGTAGACTATCAAGCAAGAGCTTCACATCATCCACATCCGAAAGAGCATCGGCTCCACCATGGCTGAGGAAGATGGGTAGGTCTTTTGGAATGCCGATCATGTTGTAGGCAGGAGGAGTTGGTTGCCCATAGTGCTTTATGTTCGTACCAGAATCATTGTAATCAAACATTGTTGTGTTTCCTCCTCTAATCACTGTAAAAGTTATACCCACACCACAACACCATTTTTTTCATACCCCCAAAAAATCTCTTACTTTCTAGAAGGGCTTTGGGGATACTTACGCTGACACATATGGATGACGATCTTCATCGCTGCTGGCTGAGGTTCATGATCTAGAAATATATCCATTATGGAAGGTTTCATGCAACAGTTTTGACCTATAAAATGGATGTCCCAAAGTTTCAACTCAGGAAGATATGACAAATTCCTACTAAATTTTGcttcatatttatcaaaacaAGTACCTCACTTTACCTGTATATGGTGTGAATAACAAGGTGGTGCAGTCAACACTTGGTATTCGGCAGATCACCTTCAGAATTTCTATAATAATGACACTGTTGATTGTTCGGAAATTATGTGTTGGATATTTAAAAGGAAGCCGTAATATAAACGGGTTGAAATGCATGTATTTATCTTATGACTGCTATGAAATTAAGTAAAGCTAAATGTGAGTTTTATCTTTGAATTCAGGGAGTTATTGGTTCATTGCATCTTACTTTCTCATATCAAATTTGTAGAAGCCTAACGAGTCCAATGtctgtaaaaaagaaaaaaaaaaactattcttACATTTgtgttaaaagaaagaaaaagaaaaactttattcaatttggataACACAGAAGAAAAGAAGTAACCTCAGCAATGAAGTTATCAGCAATAACTCTTGAAAGTAGGGAAGTGGTATGACCCATATAAGCAACTGGGCTGAGTAATGCAACTGATTCCAACATGTTCACCAGCTGATCCCTTGACATGGCAGCCATAATCATCAAAGTTCCCTGCAAACAACATCAAACCGTCAAAGATGATGGGATGGGAAACAAAGCAATAGCAGCAGATTCTAAAACTCACCAGTGAATGCCCAACAAAGTGCAACTTTTGACCTGTTTGATCATACACATATTGGAATGTTGCAGGAAGATCATAAGCTACCAATTCGTCCAACGACCAATTCCAGTAGGCCTAAAAAACACCCATCAGAATCAACCTCAAGCTCGGAAAAGGAAACAAAACAACAATCATCATGCAttgtagagagagagagagaggagtaAATAATCAATAACTGGATCATCAAAATTGAGTGATGTATGCCCTTCACTGTACTCTGTTCCGCGTGAGTTAACAAGCCAGACGTCGTAGCCATTATCGGCCAGATTGAATGCCAAAGATTGTTTCGGGGGTAATAGCAGCCATGATCTTCCATCCTGAATATCATACACAATGTCATTTTTCACATACAAATTTTCATTGCATCAGTGACTGAATAGACCAACCACAAACACCCCGTGCTGCAACAGCACGGGCGACTTGTTTCCTCGCGTCCGACAGTCACGGCACCGCCCCATAGGAATTCTTACCACATTGAGAATGTAACCATCTTTTGTAGTTACCTAAAAGAAACACAATTCCATTAGAAAACTGTGCAAAACAGTGAATATCAGGATATTTATCTAACAGTTACATTGTGATCTTCACATTCATAGCCATTGGTCTCCACCATTGATTTGCAGAAACCACCTTCTGATGATTGGACCGGCATTGTAGCCATGCCGGTTCCATTCTCTTGAGCTTTTAAAGACAAAAAAATTGGTGTAGAAAGAATGAGTAGGATTGTATAGGTTAAAATGATGGTGTTGACTAGCTTCATGATTTTGTGTTGTTGCCTTGCTTCAACAACACTCAGACACTCAAATGCTGAAGCAATTCTTTAGTATCAGAAATCGAAATATGAGGAGCTCTAAAACACTGCGTATCTAGTGGACCCTTTTATTCGTCCACTAAGATTTAATTGAAGTGACGGGTGATCTAAGCTAATGCAGCAAATGCATGAGGCTACCAAAAAAACATCACCTTCGTAAGAAATGATGCATCCAATGCTCGTGCATAACAAATCGGTgttcaatttccctttttctttctttttttttaattttttattgtagaaATGCAACCCAACTAGCATGGAAACATTTGGAGAAATTATATTAAGCATCCATAAGCTCCCTTGTAATTGCTAATGGGTTACCTGATAAATAGGTAAAAAGTTtgaaaaatagtattttttttattattttggccTTCTCTTATAATTTTGGGTACACTTTATGATTATTTGTAATCTTTTATGGTTTTTAGTAATCTCTCATAATTTTAGTATACCATTAAAATACTTTATatgcttttaaaataaagttttgatttgaGAAATCAATTTTtgatataaaagaaatatttttttttgcatactaatcaaatttgttatatatactgataaaatttaaaattaaaaaataaagaaagaaagaaaatttataaagcaaatcaatATTTTTGGCACCCCCTCACATTGTTTTGGTACTCaccttataattttttatattctcttATACTTTTTGGTACTCTCTCATGTTTTTTTAGTACTTCATCATAATTTTTGGTATCCTCTCATAATTTTTTGCACTATTTCATAACTATTTGTaatctcttaaattttttttattctcttataTTTTCGGCATGCCCTCAaaatttttggtatgtttttaaaattaagttttggcttgagaaatcaatttttggcaaaaaaaaaatttacacacttataaaatttgttatatatactaataatttttttaaaaattgaaaaattaaaaaaagaaagaaaatatataagaTGAACCAATATTGGAGGTCCCTCATATTTTTTGATAAtccctcataattttttataatatcgTATATTGTTTGGTTGGtcttgttaaatttattttatttatttaatttttttaaaaataatcgtTATATATAAGTTATTTCATACCAAATATTAGCATAAAAATAAGAATTTAAAAGTTACCAATCTTTCCATTACAAAAtctttaatgaaatattttattattcaaaaataatatatttttactccaaaattatatttttagtttcAAATCTTTATTTCAAAACCACACAAAAAAATTATGAGATCATACCAAAAATTATGAGGGTGTTATTAGGCTGTACTAAATTtgtatcatttatttaatttttcatatatttaaaaaaatcatgaatatAACTTTTTTCcttactaaatttagcatgaaaaaataataatttaaaagttaccAAGTTTTTTCGTTACATAATCCTATTGAaatttcttaatattaaataataatatttttacttcaaaattatatttcgtgccaaatcatcatttcaaaattATACCAAAAATTAAGGAGAAGTACCAAAAATTTTAAGGGAatctcaaaaattataaaaaggtaCCAAGATTAAAAAAGGTATACTAAAATATATGAGGAAGTACAAAAAATTATGAGggaataaaaaaaatgaggaagTACTAAATAttctatgaaaataacaaaaaattacaAGGGAATACCAAAAATTACGAGGAAATACCAAAAAAACTCGAAGAAGTACCAAAAATTTTGAGAGAATACTAAAAAATATACGAAAGTACAAAAAACTATGAAATGATTACAAATAACATAAGAGGATAACAAAAATAGGGATACCAATTTTTGGTTCGtctcaatatttttttcatttatttaattttccctattttttaaaattatcatgaaatataatttttcaatacCAAATTTTAGCATTAAAAAACCATAATTTAACAGCTAAATTTTTTTCCTTACAAATCCCATTGAgttttcttaatatttaaaaataatatttttttatttactccaAAATTATATATCGtaccaaattttctttttgaaacaaTACCAAGAATTATGAGGAAGTACCGAAAAATACaagaaagtataaaaaaatatgaggaaataccaaaaattataagaaaataccAAAAAATCTGAGGAAATGCAGAGAGAGAGAGTACCATAAAACCTATGAAAGTACCAAAAAAAATGAGGATGTTCTAAAAAATATGAGGAAGTGTCAAAAATTATGAAGGAATACCAAAAAAATATGAtgaagtataaaaaaattatgaaaaaaataccAAATAACATTAGGGGATatcaaaaatttgtaaaaattgtgatggataacaattttttatttgtcTCAGTaacttttttcatttatttaattttttcatatatttttaaaaattatcttgGAATATAATTTTTCATACAACTTTTagtactaaaaaaattataatttaatagttacaATTTTGTTTTCGTTAAAAAATCTCATTGAAAtttcttaatatttaaaaataatatttttatttactccAAATGTaacccccaaacccggcctacaCGTTAAGACCGAATTCAAAAGATTGCATTGGTCACTGAAATGACCCACTAAGAATGCCGATGTTATGAAACAATCATTTTAAAACTTTTGCTTATTTTTTAAGGAAAACTTAGTGTGTTATCTTCTTTTTATTAAAAGTTGCAATtttatttccaaaacaatttattttagggttttcttaGCAAAAGTTGATTTCCaattttatatacattattttcAAAAACTCTTCACTCAATAATGCAGCGGAAAAATGATATTGAACCTAGTTTTTAGTGAAAACTAGATTTCATGTAAATTTAAAACaagtttcaaaatttcaataatcctAAAATCAAAGTAAAAGTCATGCATGTCAAATAAATCCGAAACCTTAAGTCACATGCCACAGGTCAAATAAAATGATGTGGTCCCAAATAGCAGAAATTATAATATaaagtctaaaatacttttaaaaagtaaAACTATCCGAGCCAAGTCCTCCAAATGTCGTGTCTGTGTCCTAACCTGATGGGTTATCTATAACGAAGGGAAATAAAGGAGGGTGAGCTTAAGGAGCTCAACATGCATCTAATTACAAGAAAATCAGTGTGGAATAGTATGCATAGCATGCAAGATAAcaattgtaatagcccatttttgcccgagcccaacaacaataaataaataaattaacagtCCCAGTCCAAAATTACAACAGGCCTAATATGGcccaaatcagaaaaaaaaacctagcccaacataataagaaaaaaaaagaaaagaaaaaaaccctaGGTGCACCGCACCTAGGTCTTCGGCGCCGCACCCTAGCCGCAGCTTTGATGTCGCCACCGCTCGCCTATCACCGGCTAtccacgcgtctgacacctgcAAAACGAGCAACACGCAACAGGAGGAAGCAACCAAATCGCAAAATgacaaaaaatagaaatttagggGTTTTCAAATCAGCTATAAAAACCGAATATCATCACTGtaattttttcttccttttttacgaacatttttaataaaaaacgaAAACAGAAAATAGATCTCAAAGGTGAAATTTTTACTTTCTTGTtcgattttttatttcttttatttcattttcatttttatgctaaataataaaataaaagagaaaagggaGGTATTTCTTACCTTAGTGGCCGCGGTCAGAGGTCTTCTCCAGTGTTGACGGTGGTCGAGCTAGTGGGCTTGCCGCAAACCCCACCGGCGACAGTGGGTAACCGAAAGGTCCcttatatttttcctttttttctcttctttttttaattttgaggaCCTTTTGGACTGTCTCAACCCCAAATCGGGGCTTTACTCGAAAAAAGGAGTGAAAAGAGGGTTTTTTGAGGTTTCCGACCACCGCGTGCGGCGGTGCCGTCGCTAGTGGCCGGTGGTCGATGCGACTGCAGTCGGCCGGAACCTTAGCCGAAAGGGGGAATTTTTGAAGGAAGGTGGAGAGTTGAGAGGAtgagagttttttttaaatagaatggaagaaatgagtttttaaaaaaaaagtttggctTTTATAAAAGACGCAAAACGGTGTCGTTTGGGCCTGTTTCAGTGGCCCCAAAACAGCGCCGTATGGGGCCACCTGCACGAGACCCGACTCGCTCCAggggggatccgcgcgtttttctCAAATGGGTTATTTGCAACCCTAGTCCCTCCGTGTTGatggttaatttaatttactccctgttgtttttttattaatttagccccAGAATTTCGCTTGTTTTTCAATCCTATCCCTGGCTCACTGACGCGCTGAAATAGCAGAGACGTGTCGAAATTTGGGTTTTATTACCCATTTGGTCCTTGATCTTTGCACGACTTTGATTTTAGTcctctttgtttattttattacagtttttaccctttaatttcattttttgtcccgctttcaattcattttttgtaaattatttattaattcatttattttaaactttatattacttattttaaattgttctattattatttatttaagttctTCATATATTATGCATTTTAAACAATATTAAACTATTatccattttaaatatttatatatattatttattttaaactacatatatatattatttatttggaATTGTTTTTATACACATCAC containing:
- the LOC107956749 gene encoding triacylglycerol lipase 2; translation: MKLVNTIILTYTILLILSTPIFLSLKAQENGTGMATMPVQSSEGGFCKSMVETNGYECEDHNVTTKDGYILNVVRIPMGRCRDCRTRGNKSPVLLQHGVFVDGRSWLLLPPKQSLAFNLADNGYDVWLVNSRGTEYSEGHTSLNFDDPAYWNWSLDELVAYDLPATFQYVYDQTGQKLHFVGHSLGTLMIMAAMSRDQLVNMLESVALLSPVAYMGHTTSLLSRVIADNFIAETLDSLGFYKFDMRNVIIIEILKVICRIPSVDCTTLLFTPYTGQNCCMKPSIMDIFLDHEPQPAAMKIVIHMCQLIRGGNTTMFDYNDSGTNIKHYGQPTPPAYNMIGIPKDLPIFLSHGGADALSDVDDVKLLLDSLQGHDPDKIVVQFIERFAHADYLMSGNAKEHVYDPFIAFLSRLH